In the genome of Lactuca sativa cultivar Salinas chromosome 3, Lsat_Salinas_v11, whole genome shotgun sequence, the window AAACTGAACTAAACAGACCTCTCAAACCACCATCCATGTCAAATGCCTATATCCAGCCCACCTAGCAGCAACACGTATACCAATGGCTAATGCTGCACACAATAAAGGAACAGGAACCCTTCTGTCCCCTGTTGTCGTAGCAACACCTTCACTTTCTTCTATTTCAGGCTGATTCTTTGAGTACTGAAACACAGACAAACCCAAAAagccacccatcaccaccactctAACCCATGGCTCTCCTACACCTGCTAACACTGCTGCAACGGGCAATACAGAGGAGACATAATCTCTCTTTTTGATAAAACGAGAATAAGAAAATAACCCAAAAAGAATAGTCCAAAAAGGAAGGTCTCCAATCATTCCTTTCACAGCAAAGTAGCCGATGAGGCCAGAAACTGTTAACAAATGCCATTGGTTGTCTACTGAAGTTGGAGATGCAACTTCACTGATGGCAAGTATGATTGAAGTCAACATGATTACTGTTGAAAGCTCGGGAATGGGAGTGTATGCTACTATTTGAGAGTAGAATGCTCGAAGGGTGTAAAAGGTAGTTTCAATGGCTCTAATTATTGAAGTGATTGGATCGCCTATGAAATGGAATATGAGAGCTAATAATAGCTTTGAAAGGTTTCCAAGAAATTGAAGTATAGATGTTGCAGCTCTTTTCCAGTTGTAAAGTTCCCATATGACTGTTCTCCACGCATAGATGAGGAAACCCAGTGCTGATTTGGTTGAATAAAACAAAAGGTAGAAATGTCAGCTTCTATCATGATTCACGAACACTATTTGAGCTTGAAATCGAGATTAAGTTCTAAACACCAAAAATGCATATTCAACTTCACTAAATAGACACGTAAAAACATCCATAGAAAGTATGTACAGATTAAGAAAATGTAAAATTACCTATAAAATAAGGCCATCTAATAGGAGGATCGGGAACTTCTTTGGTCAAGTATCTAAACCTTTCAGGCATCGTGCTCTCTCCTCGCGCTTGTATTTCGGCTTCATTATTAACATCTTTTGACGTAGAACTCTCTACCTGTTCTCCTTCTCCATCACTGGATGTTGATTTTacaacaaaccctagattttttctACCAAATGAAAAAATTCCCAATTTCTTCTTAGCAGGGAGCGCTGTAGAAGAATTACGTGATTGGATAGACTTTGATGTCGTTCTTGGAATTGGAATCGAATGCCGAGAAAGTTTGGGAGATGGGTATGTAGAGGTAAGTGTTGAAACCATCGCCATCGGAAGTTTTAGGGTTTAGAAAGAGGCTTTAGCCATGCTTATCCCCTGTCTGAATGAGAATTTGGAAAAAGAGAAACATTCAGCACAAGCATCCAGAATTTTGTCAAGATCCGCCTAACAGTCCGATGAGCCGACTCGGACAACttagttttttgtttgatttcacCCCTCTCTAAAATTTTGTCAATTTTGGTGTCCCACATTTGAAGCTACTCACTCACAACGTCAATGTTACTAGATGGACCAAAGGTTTGAGCTTCTTTTTTGCATTATCGCCTCCAATTAGACGAGGTGACACTCCCTATGGGTTCGCGTTGTTGAGGTTAAATCCGACATGACTATCAGAAGATTGATTATGGTTTGTCTCAGACGATTTGTTTTATCTTGAAATTTGCACCTGTAAATTTGTCTGTCAATTTAAGACAAAGCCATTTTGTTTTTTTGTGCATAACTAGTCAAAAAGACTCATTTGGAAAAGGTCTGTTGTATCTTGCTTGGTAAATGGCACGAACATTTGCAATAATGTCCGTTTCATTAACACCACTTTGCGGATTGCGGACGGTATTCATGTAAATGTCATTATATTCCATGACATTTTTGCTAGCCGTCCTCTATTCAGAATAAATTTGCTCATATGAGCAATACATTTTTCTCATCGGATTAAAAAGCTTTTCCACACTCTTATCTTGAAAGTTTTGCGATCTTGGTTTTGCCTCTCGTAGAATCTTATGATATGTCAAACTATGCTTCAGCTAACACATTCTCTTATATGGCGGTCCAACTTTGTCGTGGGGCCCTTCAATTTCCTCTTTGTTGTGGCATGGGCTCCTTTTCCGATTTCGGCTTGTGAAATGGGCCCATCGTCGGAAGAATCGGTATCTTCATCAAGTAGGGGTCGTGGTTGGGTTTGGAAATTTTGTTAAAGAAGGACATTGGGTTTCGGAAACCATCTCAAACGGGTTAAATGCGGGGTTGGTTAGGGTGGTGTTTTGGGGTTGGAAAGTAGTTTGGGTTTGAAAAAGGTTTTGTTGTGAAATAGGTATGTATTGAGGATATTGATACATAATTGGAACCATTCCCACAAAATGGTAATTTACGAGAGAGTAAAGAGGTTGAtcgtatgagggtttataaggtaTTGGTGATGTAGGGTTTAGTGAAGGATTTGGTGAAGACATGTTGTCGGATTTTgaggattttttttctttcttcttaGGGTTGCATGATGAAACTGGAAGTAAAGAGATTATGAGAGAAAATGAGATTATATGTAATAAAATGTTGGTGTTGAGTGTGTATTTATAGTGGTTCTAAGAAAATTttaagtttgtttgttttttttttaaagacaaaattgcaataatggtccctgtggtatgtcgaaaattgtcacttttggccaaacaggtttggactagcaccaatgGTCCAAACGTTTCCATTttattgcgagtttggtccattttggttaaattttttctaaaatgatgattttgccctttgtatttatttttttcatttttttattacagAGATAAAAAAATTACCATCTCTCACTCACACAcacaaattctctctctctctctctctctctctctctctctctcttgtttgtTGATTACCACCGGCCAAAGAAGAAGACACCGGTGGCTGCCACCGACCTAGGCTGCCCCTCCGTCTCCTTCTGGTCAGGTAGCACCACCCAAATACCCGCTTCGATCGTTGCTGCCCTCCCTTTGAACCACGACAGCCGGCGACGAGAGAAAGGAGATTAAGATTCGAAGTAAGGGTTTCTTGGCGGCTAGGGTTTTTAGATGGGCTGTCCTTTATCTCCGATGACGACTTCAACTCTGTAAATCCTACATGGAAGAACACGATAACAAA includes:
- the LOC111914501 gene encoding uncharacterized protein LOC111914501, translated to MAMVSTLTSTYPSPKLSRHSIPIPRTTSKSIQSRNSSTALPAKKKLGIFSFGRKNLGFVVKSTSSDGEGEQVESSTSKDVNNEAEIQARGESTMPERFRYLTKEVPDPPIRWPYFIALGFLIYAWRTVIWELYNWKRAATSILQFLGNLSKLLLALIFHFIGDPITSIIRAIETTFYTLRAFYSQIVAYTPIPELSTVIMLTSIILAISEVASPTSVDNQWHLLTVSGLIGYFAVKGMIGDLPFWTILFGLFSYSRFIKKRDYVSSVLPVAAVLAGVGEPWVRVVVMGGFLGLSVFQYSKNQPEIEESEGVATTTGDRRVPVPLLCAALAIGIRVAARWAGYRHLTWMVV